In Osmia bicornis bicornis chromosome 10, iOsmBic2.1, whole genome shotgun sequence, one genomic interval encodes:
- the LOC114876266 gene encoding kinase D-interacting substrate of 220 kDa B isoform X1 has protein sequence MRKAKDDRIKITTHHFRISIEEEDDDEKKEDENSSRDTDRRISITIEADSVITGQDENVSEQSFCIRNGSRESLESCDREKLDRNQSHESKASSDSKENDFDREFLSETPRDEISTSADQKERSEIIRSRRHSVEYEHANSMKNIDYSFASSSLPSTKVFQARDTVYDPPVAFEIPRSNSETQSSSVTRIGNPSNEQIHSVINTEIQENMVLTQRNRSSSVSTSPLLIRRCYKIRSTVSRSSSLNESSSVSKDEDPSTIDRPSNSQIEEIKTTRRQTLPTIDGNLSENAPKSPTYEDIISGTGVNPIRRSSIANAAICSSLAPSLVSAYPGIPNCLLPAGERESSNEQEAGTSGINGRRLRLPFLKIHIPAHQPATSWEEERFNHSYYHHHHHHHHHHHVFPHFHVPTITFTAPTTDGETGRKFNFGIRRQSQPTLHRTDSMVSLCYRSLASYITDDNLAGLQNFLENKRVQIDDRDENGSTALILAATKGKIHFVRELINHGAEVNAEDGDNWTALLCAAKEGHTDVCLELLEHGADLEHRDMGGWTALMWATYKGRSPTVTMLLARGADVNAHGNFHISSLLWAAGRGYPDIVKDLIAHGAKVNVGDKYGTTALIWASRKGHVEIVDALLKAGANVDTAGMYSWTALLVATLGNHVDVVLLLLEHKPNVNALDKDGCTALAIACRDGHHEIANALLNAGAYVNIQDRSGDTNLIHAVKGGHRGVVESLLKKYADVDIAGKDKKTATYIAVEKGNIPVLKLLLNANPDLEIATKDGDTPLLRAVRSRNAEIVQLLLDKKAKVSATDKKGDTVLHIAMRARSKAIVEILLRNPKNSQLLYRPNRQGETPYNIDINHPKTILGQIFGARRLNTNEDNENMLGYDLYSSALADILSEPSLSTPITVGLYAKWGSGKSFLLNKLREEMKNFARQWIDPVFQFSFLLFAVVTHVSLLVGTTIGLALQSWIVGLASGLSLIVVTYTFLILVWYANKRYDWYWPYNFTVALTTKLNSLKLLLQVIFSHPPGSRVHDGVTVQPIKFYFTDQTRVGTTAAGENAVVQMVGSLYDSIENDFGSLSTRLYRAFRPKPDKSTTTWKWRHLCCLPYIVIFEFCFCSLLVGISVLTVYLIDISSSEPTIERVTAHIIMITVALILAVSIIANLYTWSRTLQALVFSQRRHLQRSISKLETLKSEGFIQTLKSEVNLMTEMVKCLDSFMAQQSRLVIIVDGLDSCEQDKVLLVLDAIQALFSDNGYPFVVILAIDPHIIAKAVEVNSRRLFTESNIGGHDYLRNMVHLPFYLQNSGLRKVKVAQQTAQHSRKTTWTEAEESVNYTTTSTMHHSVSNRRLSTESGIMNSNEKLKPQSRKGSRKLRLSESIASSIGSNLNRLGGAQDLNKMLLTDDYFSDVNPRSMRRLMNVVYVTGRLLKAFQIDFNWYHLAIWINITEQWPFRTSWLILHYDMYEETLDDNMSLKSLYDKIRPQIPVLREVQPLLEMDRDERKLDIFLTFHRSSLLVSDMKIFLPFTINLDPYIKKKIKEEQQSIEEEAALGPYKQYSPWTLHGNGHEQLGKSGLTNRNVKFVRTPSLQGPMPPVPSTPSWCVQPSFDWQPSPWMQMPPPPPPPPSMEPKIKPLSATTTLPSEILETRLSSLSVNGVCDLIDRIESLSSHHAPQYKQVVKENNINGRVLLHCDLQELKKVLKMAFGDWELFRMVLVSLREIELSSFSTHEEASRSVRFTVGSEQIQRKDHALQSTSIRVPTHVEKEKGNSRTDGAPRRDQTKQSIMEKQFQVTLEEQMICGALQTLNEEACEDVLDVPSSTVVSTDSLPGSNSAAPQDTDYVILQSNPLLHWVPVTDELETSDDSSFESTVHLQRTNSQRSITSQHSTRSACSFGRKDMRKGGGNSNSSRPVSLVVSPPPSPRPAFRSKSTDENYVANNIPMRSTISTPMKKRRSTSTLNDEIVLSVPVPNSSLEKLTKLKDRLMGTLPVSPAPGESEDESTPLVSELSTPTHSQSDSVFKHDCSEENSSSISSNKSLPRDGERSVDVVDYSDTVSLMVRESSQVRFLSRQTAEEWDNPETPV, from the exons ATGCGGAAGGCCAAAGATGATCGTATCAAGATCACGACGCATCATTTTCGCATCAGTATCGAGGAGGAGGATGACGATGAGAAGAAGGAGGATGAAAATTCGAGCAGAGATACAGACAGAAGAATCTCGATCACCATCGAAGCGGATTCTGTGATAACCGGGCAGGATGAAAATGTGAGCGAACAATCGTTTTGTATAAGAAATGGATCTAGAGAGTCATTGGAAAGCTGTGATCGTGAAAAGCTCGATCGAAATCAGAGCCACGAATCCAAGGCGTCGAGTGATTCGAAAGAGAACGATTTTGATCGAGAATTTCTCTCGGAAACTCCCAGAGATGAAATCTCGACGAGCGCGGACCAGAAAGAGAGGTCCGAGATTATTCGTTCTAGGAGACACTCGGTGGAGTATGAACATGCAAATTCGATGAAAAACATAGATTACAGTTTCGCATCGAGTTCTCTTCCTTCTACCAAAGTTTTCCAGGCAAGGGATACAGTTTACGATCCACCGGTTGCATTCGAGATTCCTAGATCGAACAGCGAAACGCAATCGTCGAGTGTAACGAGGATAGGAAATCCGTCGAATGAACAAATACACTCGGTGATAAATACAGAGATACAAGAAAACATGGTACTAACCCAACGAAACAGGAGTTCATCCGTTTCAACCTCGCCATTATTGATCAGAAGATGCTACAAAATCAGATCCACCGTTTCTAGATCCTCCAGTTTGAACGAAAGTTCCTCCGTCTCCAAAGACGAAGATCCATCTACGATTGATCGTCCGAGTAACTCTCAGATCGAGGAAATAAAAACAACCCGAAGACAGACTCTGCCTACGATCGATGGAAATCTTTCGGAAAACGCGCCTAAATCGCCGACTTACGAAGATATAATATCAGGGACCGGTGTGAATCCTATCAGACGATCGAGTATCGCTAACGCGGCTATCTGCTCGAGTTTAGCACCGAGTTTAGTCAGCGCTTATCCAGGTATTCCAAACTGTTTATTACCAGCTGGTGAGAGAGAATCGTCGAACGAACAAGAAGCTGGAACGAGCGGGATAAACGGGCGGAGATTAAGATTGCCTTTTCTTAAAATACACATACCCGCGCATCAACCGGCGACCAGCTGGGAAGAGGAACGATTTAATCATTCGTATTATCAtcaccatcatcatcatcatcatcaccaTCACGTGTTCCCGCATTTTCACGTACCCACCATCACGTTCACCGCGCCAACCACCGATGGTGAAACTGGCCGAAAATTCAACTTTGGAATTCGCAGGCAATCGCAGCCG ACCTTGCACCGGACTGACTCGATGGTATCTCTCTGCTACCGATCTCTTGCCAGCTATATCACAGACGATAATCTTGCTGGTCTGCAAAATTTCCTCGAGAATAAAAGAGTACAAATCGATGATCGAGATGAG AATGGTAGCACAGCCCTCATCCTTGCAGCAACCAAAGGAAAGATCCATTTTGTGCGGGAGCTTATCAATCATGGAGCAGAAGTTAACGCAGAGGATGGg GATAATTGGACGGCGTTACTTTGCGCTGCCAAAGAGGGTCACACCGATGTTTGCCTCGAGTTACTCGAGCATGGTGCCGACTTGGAACACAGAGACATG GGTGGATGGACGGCACTTATGTGGGCGACGTACAAGGGTAGGTCACCAACGGTGACGATGCTACTAGCTCGTGGAGCTGACGTCAATGCACACGGGAATTTTCATATATCCTCGTTGTTGTGGGCtgcaggcaggggttaccctGACATTGTTAAAGACCTTATTGCTCATGGTGCTAAAGTCAATGTCGGTGACAAG TATGGCACTACGGCTCTTATATGGGCATCCCGTAAAGGACACGTAGAAATTGTAGACGCTTTATTAAAAGCTGGTGCTAACGTTGATACTGCTGGCATG TATTCATGGACTGCACTTTTGGTGGCCACTCTTGGCAATCACGTAGACGTGGTGCTACTCCTTTTGGAGCACAAACCAAACGTGAATGCACTTGATAAAGATGGTTGCACAGCTCTTGCGATAGCTTGTCGAGACGGACATCATGAAATAGCAAACGCTCTCTTAAACGCTGGTGCTTACGTGAACATTCAAGATAGATCCGGAgatacaaatttaattcatGCTGTAAAAGGTGGTCATAGAGGAGTGGTGGAATCTCTTTTGAAGAAGTACGCTGACGTAGACATTGCCGGAaag GATAAGAAAACAGCAACTTATATTGCAGTTGAAAAAGGCAATATACcggtattaaaattattattgaacGCCAACCCAGATTTGGAGATCGCGACGAAAGACGGCGATACACCGTTACTGCGGGCAGTTAGGTCGCGAAATGCAGAAATAGTACAATTATTGCTAGACAAGAAGGCTAAAGTTTCAGCTACCGACAAAAAGGGCGACACTGTACTTCATATAGCCATGCGTGCACGATCAAAAGCTATCGTCGAGATACTATTAAGAAATCCGAAAAACAGTCAACTACTTTACCGTCCAAATAGGCAAGGTGAGACCCCGTACAACATCGACATCAATCATCCAAAGACGATTCTTGGACAAATATTCGGTGCAC GACGTCTTAATACTAACGAAGATAACGAAAATATGCTTGGTTATGATTTATACAGTAGCGCATTAGCAGACATTCTTAGCGAACCATCGCTCTCAACGCCTATAACTGTTGGCCTCTATGCAAAGTGGGGTTCTGGCAAATCTTTTTTGTTAAACAAATTGAGAG aggaaatgaaaaattttgctCGTCAATGGATAGATCccgtatttcaattttctttcttattgtTCGCAGTAGTAACTCACGTATCTTTGTTAGTGGGTACTACGATAGGTCTTGCCTTGCAATCGTGGATCGTTGGTCTTGCATCTGGTTTAAGTCTTATTGTCGTTACGTACACCTTCTTAATACTTGTCTGGTATGCCAATAAAAG GTACGATTGGTACTGGCCGTACAACTTCACTGTAGCTCTAACGACAAAGTTGAATTCATTGAAGCTATTGTTGCAAGTGATTTTTTCACATCCTCCTGGCAGTAGAGTTCACGACGGTGTCACTGTTCAGCCGATAAAGTTTTACTTCACCGATCAAACCCGAGTCGGTACAACTGCCGCTGGGGAAAACGCGGTGGTACAAATGGTGGGATCTCTTTACGATTCTATTGAGAACGACTTCGGTTCTTTATCCACAAGATTGTATAGGGCGTTCAGACCGAAACCTGATAAATCAACTACAACATGGAAATGGAGACACCTTTGTTGCTTACCATACATAGTAATATTCGAATTTTGCTTTTGCAGTTTGCTCGTTGGTATCTCTGTACTTACAGTCTACCTCATCGATATTTCTAGTAGCGAGCCAACAATTGAAAGAGTTACTGCACACATCATAATGATAACCGTTGCCTTAATACTAGCCGTTAGTATAATAGCAAACCTGTACACGTGGAGCCGAACGTTGCAAGCGCTTGTATTCTCCCAAAGGCGTCACCTTCAACGTAGCATATCTAAGTTGGAGACGTTAAAGAGTGAAGGGTTTATACAAACGTTAAAGAGCGAGGTTAATTTAATGACCGAAATGGTCAAGTGTTTAGACAGCTTCATGGCTCAACAAAGCAGATTAGTAATAATTGTGGATGGTTTAGACAGTTGTGAACAGGACAAAGTGTTGTTAGTTTTAGACGCGATACAAGCATTGTTCAGTGATAATGGTTATCCATTCGTTGTCATATTAGCAATTGATCCGCATATTATTGCCAAGGCAGTGGAAGTCAATAGTAGAAGATTATTTACAGAATCAAATATCGGAGGTCATGATTATTTACGCAATATGGTACATCTTCcgttttatttacaaaatagtGGTTTAAGGAAGGTGAAAGTTGCTCAACAAACTGCTCAGCACAGCAGAAAAACCACGTGGACCGAAGCTGAAGAGAGCGTTAATTATACCACAACGAGTACAATGCATCATTCTGTATCTAACAGAAGGCTTAGCACAGAGTCTGGTATAATGAACAGCAACGAAAAACTGAAGCCGCAAAGTAGAAAGGGGAGTAGAAAGTTACGATTAAGCGAATCGATCGCGAGTAGTATCGGTAGCAATTTGAATCGATTGGGTGGCGCCCAAGATCTTAATAAAATGCTCCTTACCGACGATTACTTTAGCGACGTGAATCCTCGTAGCATGAGAAGATTGATGAACGTTGTCTATGTTACTGGGAGATTGTTAAAAGCATTCCAAATTGATTTCAACTGGTATCATTTAGCTATTTGGATCAACATCACCGAGCAGTGGCCGTTTCGAACGTCATGGTTAATATTGCATTACGATATGTACGAAGAAACTTTAGACGATAACATGTCCCTGAAAAGTCTTTACGATAAGATACGACCTCAGATTCCGGTACTTAGGGAAGTTCAACCTCTTTTAGAGATGGACAGAGACGAACGCAAGTTGGATATTTTCTTAACCTTTCATCGTTCCAGCTTACTCGTCAGTGATATGAAAATATTCTTACCGTTTACGATTAATCTTGATCCTTATATTAAGAAGAAGATAAAAGAAGAACAACAGAGCATAGAAGAGGAAGCAGCCCTTGGACCGTACAAGCAATACAGCCCTTGGACGTTACACGGAAATGGCCACGAACAATTGGGTAAAAGTGGATTGACAAATAGAAATGTGAAATTCGTCAGAACGCCTAGTTTGCAAGGACCCATGCCGCCTGTACCATCGACACCATCCTGGTGTGTTCAACCATCGTTCGATTGGCAGCCTTCTCCTTGGATGCAAAtgcctcctcctcctcctccgccGCCTTCCATGGAACCTAAGATTAAACCACTTTCTGCAACTACAACTTTACCG tCCGAAATTTTGGAGACGAGGCTTTCTTCCTTATCAGTTAATGGTGTTTGTGATCTTATCGATAGAATCGAAAGTTTGAGTTCTCATCATGCACCGCAGTACAAACAAGTTgtcaaagaaaataatattaatggtAGAGTTTTATTACACTGTGACTTACAAGAGTTGAAGAAA GTTCTAAAAATGGCATTTGGGGATTGGGAATTGTTTCGTATGGTTCTTGTATCGCTTAGGGAAATAGAACTTTCGTCTTTTAGTACGCACGAAGAAGCTTCCCGAAGCGTACGATTTACTGTAGGTTCAGAACAAATTCAACGGAAAG ATCACGCTTTGCAAAGTACTTCGATACGTGTACCAACACatgttgaaaaagaaaaaggaaactcGAGAACCGATGGCGCACCCAGACGAGATCAAACTAAACAGTCTATTATGGAGAAACAA TTTCAG gTGACCCTGGAGGAACAAATGATATGCGGAGCGCTGCAAACGTTAAACGAAGAAGCTTGCGAAGATGTATTAGATGTACCATCTTCTACGGTAGTATCAACAGACTCACTCCCAG GATCTAACTCAGCGGCTCCTCAAGACACAGATTATGTGATTCTTCAATCTAATCCACTTCTCCACTGGGTACCGGTTACCGACGAGCTTGAAACCTCGGACGATAGTTCGTTCGAGTCCACGGTTCATCTTCAACGTACAAATTCGCAACGTAGTATCACGTCTCAGCACAGTACCAGATCAGCCTGTTCTTTTGGACGTAAAGATATGAGAAAAGGTGGAGGAAATTCCAACAGTAGTAGACCTGTATCTCTCGTTGTATCTCCGCCGCCTTCTCCTAGACCTGCCTTTAGATCCAAGTCAACAGATGAGAATTACGTAGCTAATAACATACCTATGAGGTCGACTATATCAACACCGATGAAGAAACGACGTTCCACGTCTACGTTAAACGACGAGATTGTTTTATCGGTTCCCGTACCGAATTCCAGCCTGGAGAAACTAACGAAATTAAAAGATCGTTTAATGGGAACGTTACCTGTTTCCCCTGCACCAGGAGAGAGCGAAGATGAATCTACACCATTAGTATCTGAATTATCTACCCCGACTCATTCCCAGTCCGATAGCGTGTTCAAACACGATTGTAGCGAAGAAAATAGTAGCTCGATATCATCAAATAAAAGCTTACCACGAGACGGGGAGAGATCCGTCGACGTTGTCGATTATTCTGATACTGTTAGCCTAATGGTGAGAGAATCTTCCCAGGTACGATTCTTATCACGACAAACTGCGGAAGAATGGGACAATCCCGAGACACCTGTTTGA